Genomic window (Paenibacillus sp. 37):
TTTCCAAGCTTAAAACGTTGGAGTGGGTCCGCCCGGTTGTAGACTTCCTGTTTCCATAAGGGAAGGTTGTGGCGATATAAGTGTTCCACAAGACCGTATGAATCAATCATGCGTGACTTGGTTTTTTCGAACGTATCTCGGATTTGGGATTCGATTTGTTTCTCCGCTTCTTGTTCCATGGCCTGAGGCGTGCGCGGGGCTCCATGGTCTTCGGTGATGGAACTTTTGACCGAGGTAACCAGATCAAATGTGACGCCATCTCCTTGTTTCCTTGCCTTGATTCTAGTCTTGGGATCACGAAGCATCAGGGTTAAATCAGGAGTCTTTCGACCATTCCCATATACGTATAGTGGGTACTGATGTACGCGCTCATAATTTACGTATCGTGTACCGTCCGCGTCTGCTCCTGCAACTCTACCCTGACTTGTTCCTTTGGAAATAACATAAAATCCATCCATTCTAACAAGGGGGGGAGTTTTATCCCCGTTGAACCAAGTCTCGTTCCTTGTTGAAACCGAGGGTAAAAGAACAACGGAAGCTGGCTCCCGTAGTCCATCAAGAAGCTGATGGAGCCGGATTGGTTCGTAACCGGAATGCTGTTTGTATAGCCTCATGGGCTCAAATAACTCAATGGTCTGGGCGGATTGGTTCAGCAGCGCAGAAGGGGAGAGCACGTCCGGAATGTTATGTTCTGTCGCGTAAATCCAGGGTGTATATCTCAGTTGACCTGAATGCAGCAACGTGTTAAATATATCCTCCAGCTTCCCGTCGAGAGCATTTTTCGATAAAACAATAGCTTTAACATGAGTCCAGAGCGTTTGCTGCTGTGACGTTTCATACAAGTCGTTAATAGCCATACTCAGTGTTGTACCTTCGCCCCGTCCAATCCAGATATCCCTTGTCTCCCGGGAAGTTGGTGTTTCCTGTTTTGCAATACTGGAGAAGTCAATCAGTTGGGCATACGCAATATACCGGTTGTCTACATAATCAATTCCTATCGCCGTAATGAAGTTTATACTTTGCACCTCTTTGGAATCCCAGCACCCCGTTAGCAGGATCAAGCAGCATATAAGAAGGCCGCTTATGGATACCCATCGTTTCACGGACGTTTCCTCCGGCGGGTAGAATCCTGTGTATGAAGTGCTTCTGGGCGCTTGGTTCTTTTCATGGAAGGTGGCATGGATACGGCCTGAGTGAAGTCTCCGGGAATGTAAGGAGATACAGGTGACAGATAGGATACGCCATAACACTCCAACGATACGAGATGCACCAACAGGGCGAATAGTCCGATCATAAAACCGAACAATCCAAGA
Coding sequences:
- a CDS encoding Ger(x)C family spore germination protein — protein: MKRWVSISGLLICCLILLTGCWDSKEVQSINFITAIGIDYVDNRYIAYAQLIDFSSIAKQETPTSRETRDIWIGRGEGTTLSMAINDLYETSQQQTLWTHVKAIVLSKNALDGKLEDIFNTLLHSGQLRYTPWIYATEHNIPDVLSPSALLNQSAQTIELFEPMRLYKQHSGYEPIRLHQLLDGLREPASVVLLPSVSTRNETWFNGDKTPPLVRMDGFYVISKGTSQGRVAGADADGTRYVNYERVHQYPLYVYGNGRKTPDLTLMLRDPKTRIKARKQGDGVTFDLVTSVKSSITEDHGAPRTPQAMEQEAEKQIESQIRDTFEKTKSRMIDSYGLVEHLYRHNLPLWKQEVYNRADPLQRFKLGKVEVHVDILNASTYKYSE